DNA sequence from the Malus sylvestris chromosome 10, drMalSylv7.2, whole genome shotgun sequence genome:
CACATCATCAAGCGAActgttattcaaatgaaaaaaaacagTTTACCCTATTTTTTTCCCCTCCAATGCTTCATTATACTAATCCTATAGCCCTTGACACCTTATACTAATCCTATAACAAACAGTGTcagaagtgtttcgttaaaacttccttaTACTAATCCTATAGCCCTTGTGTATACCTTACTGAAAACCAatcatctttgttttttttttgagaaatgaatcGCCACACCATCAATCAAActgttattcaaatgaaaaaACTACTCAATACTTAATAGCAAAACCGTAAACCATACCCAATAAAATCATTAACTAAACCAACGCCATATTCAACAATTCATCAAAAACACCATCAAATTAAATACCCTTAAACCACAAAATTCAAAAGAACAGACTATATAATTAGTGAGTGCAGACTTTCCGGGAGTCGGGACACCAATTAAACCCAACAGACAACGCCTTTCGTCCTCCGCCTTAACCATTTCCTCCTCATCCCCTGATTCCTCATCATCTGCAAGCTTCAATGCCACCTCTAGAAGCGCCTTAGTGATAACCAAGTTAATAGGTATAAGTTCAAACTTGTAATTCATATGAATTTTTTCGGTAACCAAACAAATGGATGTGCGAATTAGCCCAGATCCAGAACAAGTAATAGCGAAATGAACAGACCCAAAAGCTGAATTGAGCTAAGAATGCATGAGACTTTGAGATTGAGCAGGGTGGAGTGGTGGGTTTTACCTTGTTCGCGAAggactaagggctggtttggtattgctgtgctttgaaaaaaaactgatgtgagaataagcggctgtgaaataaatcaacagagtgtttggtaaacttttttgtaaaagtgcttttggaaaaaaaagcagtctaatagtgagtcttttcattaaagaagcactgtagcttcgagtgctttgaaaaaaagccagttttccaaagctacaaatagcagcttcagctttttcctttgatttcagcttattctcacagcagcttccaaaataagccctttttttttagtttaccaaacacctaaaacccccacagctttttttcatgggtgctttttttttaagcacctcactcccaaactaggtctaaaTCTCCTTCCTTCATGAATGAATCTTGATCTACAGTTGAAAATTTCACTGCTTTCGCTGCTGCTACTGAATCGGCTTATATTCATGCTAATTCCTCATTCTTCTAATCTCAATCTTGGTTTTGAAATTGGTTCCATAGCACATAAAAGGGAACTAAAATAAGAGACATTGATGTCAAaggggagaaatttttagttacgATGGAACACAAGTTGTACATCATatgttttaatagaagtggcgaaattttttattttttaagttattaactttttatcatATATATCTCTCAATTTGTATAATAAAACGTGATATACTACTTGTATACCGGTTACACTGAGCGAGCGACACTGGAAGAAAGCAATATCAGATGACCCACACGTCGGTAAAATCGATAACCAGCGGGGCCAAAGGGCATATTAGTAATTTTACTGcgcaaaatgaaaaataaaaagaaaattaaactgTGAAACAGAGGCAAAAACGTCAATACACTGCGTGTACATTGTTTTTAAATTGGGTTTTAGTAAAAACTAATTTCTATTTATGACTATCCGATTTAAACAATTCTTATAGACTAGTGAAGGCAATACTTACTATATATTGCTTGTCATTCATATTCATATTTTGCAGGACGGATGCTGATTTCATTGAAGAAGTTGTGAAAGATATTTCAACTAAATTGAAACGTGAAACCGCCGCATATGATTTAAAGGGCTTGGTTGGAATGACAAGCCGCATCGagcaagttgaatcattattaAGCATTAATGGTTCGGTAAATGTTCTCACTGTAGGCATTTGGGGTATGGGAGGTATTGGAAAGACCACCCTTGCCAAGGCTCTGTTCAAGGGACTCTCTTCTAACTTCGAAGCTTCTTGTTTTCTTTACAATGTTAGGGAGAAATCAGAGCAAAAAGATGGAATCGATCAATTGCAAAAGACACTTCTTAGAGAGATCTTAAAGGAAGAAAATCTCTCCGTAGATTTGACTTTTGTTCGAGAAAGGCTCAGCCGTACAAAGGTTCTCATTGTTTTTGATGATGTTACTGACCCAAGGCAAATAAAAGATGTAGCTGCGGATAATCTTCTGTACGGCAATGGAAGTAGAATCATTGTAACAAGTAGAGAAAGGAGCGTACTCTTGAAAGCTGTTAGtgatgaaaaatatatatatgaggtTGAGAAATTAAAAACTGATGACGCTCTTCGGCTCTTTCAACTTCATGCTTTCAATGATAACTCTCCTAGAGAAGAGTATACAGACTTGTCAAAAAGGGTGGTAGAATATGCTGGAGGCATTCCACTGGCTCTTGAAATTTTGGGTTCCTTATTCTTTCCATGTAAGAGCATAGACGAGTGCGAAGATGTATTGAGAAAACTGAAAAATTATCCCAATGCAGAAATTCAATATACGTTCAGAGTAAGCTATAATAGATTAGAAAGAGATCAGCAGGAGATATTTCTTGATATAGCATGCTTTTATAAAGGGTGTCATATtgaatatgtaaaaaaaatggcAAATTTTGGCCAAAAGCATGGTGATTTTTGTGCGGCAGATGGAATTAGAGTTCTCTGTGATAGGTCTCTCATATCGATTGATTCAGAACAAAAAACCATAGATATGCATGATTTGGTACAAGAAACAGGTAGGGCAATTGTTCTCGAACAATGTATTGAAGAGCCTGGAAGACGGAGTAGGTTGTTCATTGCTGAGGATGTCTATCATGTATTGGAAAAAAACACGGTAAGAGCCACAAGTGCATTCACTTTTCCTTTTaaacaataaagaaaagaaagagatgaaTAAGACACCGTGTACTTCCTATGAGAAGACAGCTAGAGAAAACTCAATTACAATAAATAAGTCATATTCCTACAAATGTagttttgattaaattttgttgCATGTTAATGTGTTCACATTTATGCTTTGTTGTTTATTATCAGGGTACGGAAAAGGTTCAAGCCATATTCTTTAACGAGTCCAGCACTGGAAAGAAAAACTTGGATCGtgcagacttcaaaaaaatgtATAATCTGAGACTGCTCAATGTTGATAATTCTATGTGGCAAAATGCTGACAGTTCTAGAGAGTACTGCAAATTGAacctgtctctctctcttcccaatTCTCTTCGTTATCTTTCCTGGAAGGGATATCCTTTGAAATCTTTGTCCCCAAAATTTTCTCCTGAAAATCTTGTTGAGCTTCATATGCCGGGCAGCCAAGTCACACAACTTTGGAATGAAGGCCAGGTATATGTGTTTATTATAGATTTTGTGAAAGATACTAGTAGTGTAGAACTTATTTAGACTAAGTTGTTAATTCTTACCGtttctctttaatttgttaCAGAAACTTATGAACTTAAAAGTGATCAAACTTCGTTATTCCAAATGTCTAACTGCACTTCCAAACCTCTTGGAGAGTCCAAATATTGAGGACATAGATCTTTGTGGATGTGAAAGTTTGGTTGAAATCCCTTCGTATTTTAAAGATCTTGACAAGCTTACTTATCTTGATCTTTCATGGTGCAAGAGTCTCGAGTATCTTCCAGACATGCCAGACAACATTAAATTCTTAAGTTTAAGCGGCAGTGGCATAAAGGGACTTGATCTCACTGGTTGCACTAGATTTTACAAATTCCCTGAAATACTGGAGCCAATGGAACACCTGAAGTTTCTTCGTTTAGAAGGGACAGCAGTTGAAGAACTTCCCCAGTCTGTTGGAAATCTAGTTGGCCTTCAAACATTAGATCTTGGTCGGTGCGAGAAACTTAAAGTTGTCCCAAGTAGCATCTACAACTTAACAAATCTTAAAACTCTCAGCTTTAATGGCTGTTGGAAACTTCAAAATTTTCCTCAACCGACTGGCTCAGTTGGTTTGCTTTCTCTTGAAGTACTAGACCTCGGTGAAAGCGGAATTTTACAAATCCCTGAGGATCTCATTTGCTTAACCTCATTATTGGGTATTAATCTGAATGGAACCAAAATTCGGAGCGTACCCTCAACCATCAAACAAGCTTCTCAGCTGTCTTGCCTCTTCTTAATCGAGTGCACGAGCCTTGAATCTTTACCAGAGCTCCCAGTGCTAAGTCGTCTTCAAGCAGATGGGTGCAAGTCACTGATGACAGTGTCAAGTTCAATTACTGCAATTACGCAATGTTGGAATAGATATGAATTGCTTGAAGAGCAACATCTCTTTTATAATTGCGGAAGGTTGGGTTATGATGCTGATGCAAGAAGCAGCATAATGGTTGATGCACAGCTTAGAATCATGCGAGTGGCAACTGCGTCTTCAAAgttaaaagaaaaggaagattacgtatgtctctctctctctctttctttctctctctctctctctctctctctctctctctctctctctctctctctctgtgtgttAAGTAACATGATGTCAATTAATGTTGCAGAAAAAGTTTTCTGAGCCCTTAGTTACAATTGTATGTCCGGGATATGAAATTCCAAATTGGTTCTTACATCAAAATGAGGGGGCTTCAATAAATGTCAAGCTTCCTGCAAACTGGTTTCGAAAAGGTTTCTTGGGATTCGCTCTATCTGTTGTGGCATCCGGACACCAAGATAAATCGGGAAAAGTCGCATCCGGACGTCAAGATCAACCAGGTATGCAGTTTGAGTGCAAGTACAATTTCAAAACTGAAGAGGGTCAAAGTCATGGAATCGATTGTCCTGTCTTTGTCCCGTGCAAGGGTGGAAATGGTGATGGTTGCAATTTAGATTCAAAGCACGTGTTCGTATTGTATAAAGACCTTGAATATGAAGAGGGAGTAAAATGGTCATCGGATTTTTACTGCCGTTTCACCGAGGTCTCTGTTCACTTCGAAGCGAAACCTTTCCAGTACAACTATACGGTGGAAAATTGTGGAATATGCCTGTTATATGCCGAAGATGCtgagaaattaaaatttgatgtcATTTCGCGACAATAACAAGGTAAGTCTGCAGCAAGTGGGAGTGTTGATCCTGAAGCCAGTGGAAACAACTAATCTGAGGAAGCAAGTGGCAGAGATGGCTATTGATGAAGAAAATGGAAGCGATGAATCTGAGTAAGCAAGTGGAAGCGATGAGTCAGAGGACGAAAGTGGAAGCTCTGAAGCAATGGAAGCTGCTAGGGAGTTGCCCTCTTAATCGTCTATTGAATGAGTTCTTTGTAACCACTTTTTGTTCTGCAATTTATTTCTACTTTATTTTGTTACAAGTTCTTTTTAACCACTTTCCGTTATGTAATTCATTTGTCGTTTATGTTGTAAATAATCTACGATGGTTATGAGGACAGTTCATGTATAAATATTGTACTCTATGTACATTTGAGTGTTAAGGAAAATCActtttctacatggtatcatctTTTCTTGCCTAAGTTTCGATCTTGGAATCCCTAGTGCTTTCCCTCATGGCTGCTTCAATAGAATTTTGcggcttaattttcatgtattgcaTAATTGGGAATAtaatacatacaatccttgttctcCAAGGTAAACCAAAAAAGGACATAAGAAAtatccttcctaataaaggacactaatatttacacaatatttacattcctattctaaaacCAACTCACGCAACAGCTTCTTCCTCTTATTCTCTTCCTCCTACTCCAAACATTGCCACCCTTGTTTCTGTCAAACTAACAGATACCAACTACCTTCTATGGGAAGGTCACTTCAAACCTTTACTTCGTGTGACTTTTACGGAACCTGTTCTCTCTCAGATTGATGGTCTTGCCACATCCCAAGCTATTTGGGTATGTCTGGAGCAAAACTTTTCTCCAATGTTCTCCGGATTCGTCTATTCTTGTTGCTTAATGGGATGCCGATCGGGCAAGGTGTCTCGACACTTGTCAATCCACTATTGGCTACTGTGTTTTCTTGGGTCCTAACCTCATTTCCTGGAGGGCTAAGAAACAACGTACTATCTCCGCTCTAGTGCTGAGGCCGAATATCGTGCTCTTGCATATACTTCTTTCATATCGGTTTCATTGGCTCATTTCCAAACTTGTCTACTCACAGGCATCAAGTTTGTCGGGGAAGTGTTAGGGAGTTACCCTCTTAATCATCTATTGAATGAGTTCTTTGAAACCAATTTCCGTTATGCAAtttatttgtactttatttTGTTATAAGTTCTTTGTAACCACTTTCCGTTGTGTAATTCATTTGTCATTTATGTTGCAAGTAGTCAAGGATGGTTATGACGACAATTCATGTATAAATATTGTACTTGGGTACATTCAATTGTTAAGGAAAATCACTTTTCCTACAGAAGCGATGAGTCGTTTGAGGAAGCAAGCGGAAGCGACGAGTCAGAGCAAGCAAGTGGAAGTGATGAGTCTGTTGCTGGTTCAGGCCTCTCCTTGTTTTTAACTTCAatctaaaaaataattaaagatcAAAAATCGAGTTCACCCAGTATTCAACCACAATTCCACAATACAAGGTACAATATAAGGTACATAGTTGAAATTGACAATTGAACTTCTATGTAAGTACTAGCAATTGAGCCTGCACAATGTCACAagctttaaaactcttttaaatgtgtgaaatttaaaatttgtctACATCTATCTCAAAATCTATTTACATCGTAATGttcataagaaacaaaatatagGTATAGGATATACTAGAATTCATGTCAGCGCGCTGCGGTGGGTTTGAAAATTTCTCatgtaattaacaaatacaaataaaaagagGCAAGCAAAAGAGTCCATGAATTTCCATATTGCGTACCAAGTTGGCAAGAGTGGAGGAATCTCTTTCTTAAGTCCATGAATTTCCATATTGCGTATCAAGAAAGAGATTCCTCCGCTCTCAATGTACCAGCTCAAAAGAAAGAGATTCCTTCACTCTCAATATGGTTTATCGTCTGCAAATGCAATAAAAGAATCAGAAACATTGCGAAACTGCCAATTGTTGCATGGCCCAAATATTTATTTGAGACAGAAGATAAGGTAACATGTAGTCCTGAGTTGACAAATATGTAATTGGTAAGTCAAAGAATTTTCTTATTCGAATAATGAAACTAATTTTACGTCATTTTAAGTATTAAGAGATTGGGTGCCTACTAatttaacataaaactcaaatccACATTAGGCTTACTTTCTTATTCGAACCGAAAAACACAATGAAAGAAGAAGTAATAATAACATCGGTTCTAGATATATTCGTCATGTAAGAGTTCATTCATGTTACGAGTTCACTCATCAGAGTTCATTCATTagctaaaaaatgaaatttcagATTGACCCGTTACACAGTAGTCATCCTCATCAACGTAGATGTCATTCCCATTTCACTTACTGAGTAGATCTCCCGAACATTTTTGTACCTATAGTTTAAGGAAATAATTCTAACCCGCACAGAATCGGGTCCCAAACATACCCTTAATTATTGTATTAGTTTCTTTCATTAAGAAATACCAACTGAAGTGGAATTATTGGGTTCTGTTTTCACTATTTTCTGATTACACTTCTTAATTCATTTCCTATTTTCTAGTCAGATTCCTAACCTAAAATCCGACTTTTATGATTGAGAAGTGAATCTGACCACAATACCACTTTGTCAAATGGCATATTCAACATGCAGATATAAGTTCTATTCAAGTTTATAACAAATTCATATGAACATTTCCAAGTAATTCATACataattaacttaaaaataaacaatttttttagcAAATTGGTGCTCTACAAAAAAATTCTTTAAATACTGATTTCAAGCAATTCAGTAACTAAATGCTTAACTTAGAAAAATACTCAAATTTCAGCAATTAGATTTCTAACATAAACATTACAAATTTAACTAATTACATTCATCCAGAATATAGATTTTCACATAATTTCAAAAGGGTCTCTCTTAATCACACAAttttaagaaacaaaacaaCCAATACATACACGATCACAAAGCTTAATAACAGAACAGAAATTTTAGACATGCTATCAGCCCAACCAATAGACCTTCCCAGAATCTGAAAAGCGTTTCTATAAATCCTGATCTCAAGGCAACCCAAAAGCTGAATTCTTAGCTTAAATAAAGATgcaaaattttactttttggAAATGCCATTACCTGAAAGCTTAAGCAAAACCCATGAATCCAACCACGCAAAAAAATGCAAACTTTCTCATTGGCAGATCATTCATAACCCAAAAATCATATCTTAAGCAAAACTCATGAATCCAACTTTAAAATGCCCAAATCTAAACCCACCAagagaaataaaatatcaaaaacaGTTCATCGTCTCTCTTTGCATTTTAAATCATATGGTCTTGTGTTTACtcgaatgaaaaaaaaaaaaaggtaaacaCAGAACTTATGATAAAAATTCAAATACTAGGGCTAGAAGCCAGCAAGagaatgaatttataaattagatATACTGCCACAGAAATAATGACCTTGGTATTTCACAAACTTTGCATAAGCTGGTCCTGAAGGCACAATTTGAAGCACCAGTCTTGAAAACTGCAAATTACCAACAACTTGTTAGAGCGGTAAAAACTCTATATATAATGCCTGGTTTTGAcactaaaaaataatataaaaacagaGCGATCAATTTTCATGAGTAaacatacccataaccgtaatgTCAGCCCAATACTTCTTCAGCAAAGCATCAACATTAGCTATAgcctgtaaataaaaaaaaaaaaatcaaactttttACCTGGATCATCACACAATGGCagccacaaaaaaaaatacccaGATAAAAACTGAATGAAAAAAATTACCTGTCTCATGCCCTCGGAGTGATAGGGTTCCCATCGGTGATGAGCAACAGAAGCATGATATACAACGACCCAACGCCGAATTATCATCCAATCATATTTTACACAggtaataaatattttatatcTATACgtataaaaaaattcaactgaCAACAGCACCAAATCCAATTTGAATCTATAATGCTATGATAAAGAACGAAGTAAGAGTTAGTTACTATAAACCCAGATTCTATTGGTGTCATTACCCAATCTTGTATTTGATCATATACCAAGATATTGAAGCTAACATTTTTAATCTAAAAGCCTAGAAAtcataagaaaaacaaatgttGAACTCACAGTAATCTCAGCCAGCAATGACCTCTGTATCcccaaaaaattataaattaatacATAGTCCATAGTCCATACTCCATacacaaacccaaaaaaaataaaaaaaaaataaaaaaaaatctttttcaatcattttctcatCAACCAAATTGAGCACAGATTGGGAAATGATTAATCACCTGTATGGGGAACTTCATGGCCAACAAAGCCTGACACGATCTCCCATAATTTCCTCATAATTCATTTTTCTCACAATTTATTAGAAAAATGCAGAATTTGGATGGTTGTGGTCCTTACATACATgttgagcaaaaaataatcacaaggcgacacgtgaattTTTAGAC
Encoded proteins:
- the LOC126585317 gene encoding disease resistance-like protein DSC1; the protein is MACCTCFFVDRESLCLCGKRRKLCCGFKNPSPGSLIHLCFLQGNISDHCQSFLYSYRVLLLRLKKKKISATTIYISYKVPLLKLERKKRILYTKDRGMEFIGFFQVFNIVVIAIGTLLYMYCRSLTFSSSTSSSGAADAAVDDNDDGVDKPPLREKYDVFISFRGEDTRLTFTSHLHAALERKKIETYIDYKLNKGDEIGPALLEAIEKSRLSVIIFSKNYASSSWCLKELVHILKCKKKGQMVVPIFYDISPSDVRKQKGSYADAFAQLENRFKEDKVMEWKDALVEAADLSGFDFSNKKGTDADFIEEVVKDISTKLKRETAAYDLKGLVGMTSRIEQVESLLSINGSVNVLTVGIWGMGGIGKTTLAKALFKGLSSNFEASCFLYNVREKSEQKDGIDQLQKTLLREILKEENLSVDLTFVRERLSRTKVLIVFDDVTDPRQIKDVAADNLLYGNGSRIIVTSRERSVLLKAVSDEKYIYEVEKLKTDDALRLFQLHAFNDNSPREEYTDLSKRVVEYAGGIPLALEILGSLFFPCKSIDECEDVLRKLKNYPNAEIQYTFRVSYNRLERDQQEIFLDIACFYKGCHIEYVKKMANFGQKHGDFCAADGIRVLCDRSLISIDSEQKTIDMHDLVQETGRAIVLEQCIEEPGRRSRLFIAEDVYHVLEKNTGTEKVQAIFFNESSTGKKNLDRADFKKMYNLRLLNVDNSMWQNADSSREYCKLNLSLSLPNSLRYLSWKGYPLKSLSPKFSPENLVELHMPGSQVTQLWNEGQKLMNLKVIKLRYSKCLTALPNLLESPNIEDIDLCGCESLVEIPSYFKDLDKLTYLDLSWCKSLEYLPDMPDNIKFLSLSGSGIKGLDLTGCTRFYKFPEILEPMEHLKFLRLEGTAVEELPQSVGNLVGLQTLDLGRCEKLKVVPSSIYNLTNLKTLSFNGCWKLQNFPQPTGSVGLLSLEVLDLGESGILQIPEDLICLTSLLGINLNGTKIRSVPSTIKQASQLSCLFLIECTSLESLPELPVLSRLQADGCKSLMTVSSSITAITQCWNRYELLEEQHLFYNCGRLGYDADARSSIMVDAQLRIMRVATASSKLKEKEDYKKFSEPLVTIVCPGYEIPNWFLHQNEGASINVKLPANWFRKGFLGFALSVVASGHQDKSGKVASGRQDQPGMQFECKYNFKTEEGQSHGIDCPVFVPCKGGNGDGCNLDSKHVFVLYKDLEYEEGVKWSSDFYCRFTEVSVHFEAKPFQYNYTVENCGICLLYAEDAEKLKFDVISRQ